The following proteins come from a genomic window of Sesamum indicum cultivar Zhongzhi No. 13 linkage group LG10, S_indicum_v1.0, whole genome shotgun sequence:
- the LOC105171349 gene encoding imidazoleglycerol-phosphate dehydratase-like: MELSVSHRFLNYSFLPRSAHCKQRFQLPNHVLVPVNLQHRKVQLFPTYLATPPMHSTVPRAFDDNNGSPSVATTQGGRIGEVKRVTKETNVYVKINVDGNAVAENNTGIPFLDHMLDQLASHGLFDVHVKATGDTHIDDHHTNEDVALAIGTALLQALGDRKGIYRFGDFSAPLDEALVHVSLDLSGRPHLSYDLQIPTERVGTYDTQLVEHFFQSLVNTSGMTLHIRQLAGRNSHHIIEATFKAFARALRQATDYDPRRRGSVPSSKGVLSRT; the protein is encoded by the exons ATGGAGCTTTCTGTTTCTCACCGTTTCCTCAATTACTCCTTTTTGCCCCGATCGGCTCACTGTAAACAGCGATTCCAACTGCCGAACCACGTTCTGGTCCCGGTGAACCTTCAGCATCGCAAGGTACAACTCTTCCCCACTTACCTCGCTACTCCTCCGATGCACTCTACAGTTCCTCGTGCCTTTGATGACAACAACGGTTCTCCCTCGGTAGCAACAACTCAGG GAGGAAGAATTGGAGAAGTCAAGAGGGTTACCAAGGAGACGAATGTGTACGTGAAGATTAATGTCGATGGTAATGCCGTGGCTGAGAATAATACGGGGATTCCGTTTCTCGATCACATGTTAGAT CAACTTGCTTCACATGGATTATTTGACGTGCATGTGAAGGCCACTGGGGATACTCATATTGATGATCACCATACAAATGAAGATGTTGCCCTGGCCATCGGAACA GCATTATTGCAAGCTCTTGGGGATAGAAAAGGAATCTACCGGTTTGGGGACTTCTCTGCCCCCCTCGATGAGGCGCTTGTACATGTTTCATTG GATTTATCTGGAAGGCCACATCTGAGTTATGATTTACAAATTCCAACAGAGAGAGTTGGAACATATGACACACAG CTTGTGGAGCACTTCTTCCAGTCCTTGGTCAATACCTCAGGAATGACACTTCACATACGACAG CTTGCTGGGAGAAATTCTCACCACATTATAGAGGCAACCTTTAAGGCTTTTGCTAGGGCTCTTCGACAAGCAACAGATTATGATCCTCGCCGCCGTGGAAGTGTGCCAAG CTCAAAAGGCGTCCTTTCACGCACTTGA